In a single window of the Jaculus jaculus isolate mJacJac1 chromosome 9, mJacJac1.mat.Y.cur, whole genome shotgun sequence genome:
- the LOC101599353 gene encoding CMRF35-like molecule 2: MWLSSALLLLCLEGCLSLMGPGYVTGTVGGSLCVQCQYEQSYKNSKKYWCRGQFDTQCDIIVEALGGKKGRSDRVSITDHTDDLTMTVTMEDLSEDDAGSYWCKIQTFWILDAWSRDPSVKVQVYVYPATTPMVTTLPAMTLPPVTSGQNSSISTNSLLSSFHFQVLVFLKLPLFLSMLCAVFWVNTL; this comes from the exons GCTGCTTGTCTCTAATGGGCCCAGGCTATGTGACCGGCACCGTGGGGGGCTCTCTGTGTGTGCAATGTCAGTATGAACAATCGTACAAGAACAGTAAGAAATACTGGTGCCGAGGACAGTTTGACACACAATGTGACATTATTGTGGAGGCcttaggaggaaagaaagggaggagtgaCCGTGTGTCCATCACGGACCATACTGATGACCTGACTATGACGGTGACCATGGAGGACCTTAGCGAAGACGATGCTGGATCTTACTGGTGCAAAATTCAGACCTTCTGGATCCTAGATGCATGGTCACGTGACCCCTCTGTGAAGGTTCAGGTGTACGTTTACCCAG CAACGACTCCCATGGTGACCACCCTTCCAGCCATGACCCTCCCACCAGTGACTTCTGGACAGAACTCCAGCATCAGCACCAA CTCCCTGCTCTCCAGCTTCCACTTCCAGGTCCTGGTCTTCCTGAAGCTGCCTCTGTTTCTGAGCATGCTCTGTGCTGTCTTCTGGGTCAACACTCTTTGA
- the LOC101599061 gene encoding CMRF35-like molecule 5: MWLVSVLFLLLAGCSSVQNPTGPKLVIGQEKGSLIVKCHYGSSWKTYTKYWCQGPDWKSCRTLVTTNSEQLVKKDRVSIKDNQKSLVFTVTMENLRRSDAGTYWCGIERTGVDPGFEVNVVIDPVTGISDSLVTSTARGLTSTSPATETSSSNEPAAQTSPPTGSPLNSVFFQILVFLELPLLLSMLSAVLWVNRPQTCSEAKLNGPGENQ; encoded by the exons ATGTGGCTGGTCTCTGTGCTGTTCCTCCTCCTCGCAG GCTGTTCCTCTGTTCAGAATCCCACTGGTCCCAAGCTGGTGATAGGCCAAGAGAAGGGCTCCTTGATCGTGAAGTGTCATTATGGCTCAAGCTGGAAGACCTACACGAAGTACTGGTGCCAAGGACCTGATTGGAAAAGCTGCAGGACCCTTGTCACAACCAATTCAGAGCAGTTGGTGAAGAAGGATCGAGTGTCCATCAAGGACAATCAGAAAAGCCTTGTGTTTACAGTAACCATGGAGAATCTCAGGAGAAGTGATGCTGGCACTTACTGGTGTGGGATTGAGAGAACTGGAGTGGATCCCGGGTTTGAAGTTAATGTGGTCATTGACCCAG TCACAGGAATTTCAGACTCACTGGTGACATCCACGGCAAGAGGTCTGACTTCCACATCGCCAGCAACCGAGACCAGCAGCAGCAATGAACCAGCAGCTCAAACCAGTCCGCCCACGGG GTCCCCGCTAAACAGCGTCTTCTTCCAGATCCTGGTGTTCCTGGAGCTGCCCCTGCTCCTGAGCATGCTCAGTGCTGTCCTCTGGGTGAACAGGCCTCAGACATGCTCTGAGGCAAAACTGAATGGGCCTGGTGAGAACCAGTAG